The DNA segment CGATCTTCATCTCACGCGCCGTGTTGGCCACGTAGTCCAGATCGCATTCCGGATCCTGGTTGTCGATGTTGATCGTCGGCGGCGACACCTGGTTGTGCACGGCCAGCACGGTGAAGACCGATTCCAGGCCGCCGGCGCCGCCCAGCAGGTGGCCGGTCATCGACTTGGTCGAGTTCACCACCATCTTGTAGGCCTGGTCGCCGAACGCTGCCTTGATGGCATCGGATTCGTTCTTGTCGCCGAGCGGCGTCGACGTGCCATGCGCATTCAGGTAATGAACCTGATCCGCGTTGATGCCTGCGTCCTTCAGCGCGTTGACCATGCAGCGGCGCGGGCCGTCCATGTTCGGCGCCGTCATGTGGAACGCATCGCCGCTCATGCCGAAGCCGATCAGCTCGGCATAGATGCGCGCGCCGCGCGCCTTGGCCGACTCGTACTCTTCCAGCATCATCACGCCGGCGCCCTCGCCCAGCACGAAGCCGTCACGGTCCTTGTCCCACGGACGCGAGGCCGCTGCCGGGTCGTCGTTGCGGGTCGACAGCGCGCGGGCCGCGGCAAAGCCGCCAATGCCCAGCGGCGACACCGTCGACTCGGCGCCGCCCGCCAGCATGGCGTCGGCGTCACCGGCCTGGATCAGGCGAGCGGCAAGGCCGATGCTGTGCAGGCCGGTCGTGCACGCGGTCACGGCAGCCAGGTTCGGGCCCTTGATGCCGTGGATGATCGACAGGTGGCCGGCGATCATGTTGATGATCGAGCCCGGCACAAAGAACGGCGAAATGCGGCGCGGACCGCGCTCGGTCAGCACCGCTTTGGTGTCTTCGATCATCGGCAGGCCGCCGATGCCCGAGCCGACCAGTACGCCGATGCGCTCGGCGTTGGCTTCGCTCACTTCCAGGCCGCTGTCCTTCAGGGCCTGCGTACCCGCGGCGATGCCGTAATGGATAAACGTATCCATATTGCGGGCTTCCTTGGCCGGGATGTAATCCTCGGCATTGAAGCCCTTCACTTCACCGGCGAAGTGCACGGAAAGCGCGGAGTGATCGAATTTGGTAATGGTGGCGATGCCGGACTTGCCGGCTACCAGGTTGGCCCAGCCTTCGGCAACCGTGTTTCCGACCGGAGACACAAGGCCAAGCCCAGTGACGACGACGCGACGACGGCTCACTATGTTTTCCTACGGGTGCGTGAAGATGCAACGGAACGACGGATCAGCCTGCCACCGGCTCGCCGGCGGACAAACGCATTCCATTCTGCGTCTTCGAACAGACGAAAGCCACAGAAAACAGCAAGGCACGGCCGCGACGGCCCGCCCACCTGCCTTCTGTGGCTCGGAATTCAGATACGACGGCTTAGGCCTTGACGTGCGCGGTGGCGTAGTCGATTGCCTGTTGCACGGTCGTGATCTTTTCGGCTTCCTCATCGGGAATTTCCATGCCGAATTCATCTTCCAACGCCATCACGAGTTCAACCGTGTCCAGCGAATCCGCACCGAGATCGTTCACGAACGAGGATTCGTTCTTGATGTCTGCCTCGGCCACGCCAAGCTGTTCTGCCACGATTTTCTTGACGCGTTGTTCGATATTGTCCATGTAACCCTCCAGGGAAGTTCGACAAAAAGTGGGCGCATTTTAGCAGGTTTGGGGCAACAGAAATGCCGCCTGCCAAGCTTTGCAAGAATCGCGCCCGTTTGGTTCGGAAAACTACGACTTCACTACGGCTTCAGGCAGCTTCTTCCGGCTTTTTCCGGAAAACCGCCACCCGAAAACCGGTTAATTCATGTACATCCCGCCGTTCACATGCAGTGTGGTGCCGGTGATATAGGCGGCTTGCGGACCGGCCAGAAAGGCCACCGCATTGGCGATATCCTCGGGCTTACCCAGGCGGCCCAGCGGGATCTGCTGCTTGAGCGAAGCATGCTGCTCTTCGGACAGCGCCTTGGTCATGTCGGTATCGATAAAGCCCGGCGCGACGCAGTTGACGGTCACGTTACGGCTGCCGATTTCCGCGGCCAGCGAACGGGTCATGCCGGCCACGCCCGCCTTGGCGGCCGAGTAGTTCATCTGCCCAGGGTTGCCGACCGAGCCGACCACCGAAGTGATATTGATGATACGGCCCTGGCGCGCCTTCATCATCGGGCGCAGCACCGCGCGCGACAGGCGGAATACCGAAGTCAGGTTGGTCTGGATGACCGCGATCCAGTCCTCGTCCTTCATGCGCATCGCCAGCTGGTCCTGCGTGATACCCGCATTGTTCACCAGCACGCCGATACCGCCGTGCGCCTTCACGATCTCGTCGATCAGGGCTTCGCAAGCGGCCGCGTCATTGACGTTCAGCACCGCACCCTTGCCCTTCAGGCCTTCGGCGCCGAGGTATTCCGTGATGCCGGCAGCACCGGACTCGCTGGTGGCCGTGCCGATCACGGTGGCGCCCTGGCGGGCCAGCTCCAGCGCGATGGCGCGACCGATGCCGCGCGAGGCGCCGGTGACCAGCGCAACCTGGTTATCGAGAAGTTTGGTCATGCAGAGTGTCCTTTCGTACTCTTTCGTGCTTTGTGCCTGGCTTATTTCAGCAGCGCCAGCGTGTCCTGCAGCGAGGCCGGATCGAAGATCGCGCCGCCAGTCAGGTTGCCGTCAATGCGCTTGGTCATGCCGGCCAGCACCTTGCCCGGGCCGCATTCGATCACGTGCGTGACGCCTTCGGCGGCAAGCTTCTGCACGCACTCGACCCAGCGCACCGGCGCCGCGGCCTGGCGCACCAGCGCGTCCTTGATCGCTTCCGGATCGTTGACGATCGCGACATCGACGTTGTTCACCAGCGGGATCGACGGCGCCGAGAACGCCACCCCGGCCATGCGCTCGCGCAGGCGGTCCGAAGCGGGCTTGAGCAGCGACGAGTGGAACGGCGCCGATACCGGCAGCGGCAGCGCGCGCTTGGCACCCTTGGCCTTGGCGATCTCGCATGCCTTCTCGACCGCGCCCTTGTGGCCGGCGATCACGACCTGCGACGGGGCGTTGAAGTTGACCGCTTCGACCACGCCGGCGGCAGCCGCCTCGGCGCACGCGGCACGGACGTCGTCATCGGACAGGCCCAGGATCGCAGCCATGCCGCCCTCGCCCACCGGCACGGCTTCCTGCATGGCCTGCGCGCGGAAACGCACCAGCGGCACCGCGTCGGCAAACGGGATCACGCCCGCGGCCACCAGCGCCGAGTACTCGCCCAGGCTGTGGCCCGCCACGAGTGCCGGGGCCGGGCCGCCGGCATCGAGCCACGCGCGGTAGACCGCCACGGCGGCGGTCAGCATCACCGGCTGCGTATTGGTGGTCAGGTTCAGCTCTTCGGAGGGACCCTCGGCGATCAGGCGGCCGAGATCCTGGCCCAGCGCGGCCGAGGCTTCTTCCACGGTGGCGCGCACGACGGCGTTATCCGCAAAGGCATTGAGCATGCCGACCGACTGCGAACCCTGGCCGGGAAATACGAAAGCGAATTTCATCGGATTGGAACCCTTTATGGAACGGGAAGCCGGCGCGGCGGCGCGCGGCATTGGCGCGCACCGGGCACCGGCTGCGAATTACATGCGCAGCAGAACCGCGCCCCAGGTAAAGCCGCCGCCAACGCCTTCCATCAGCACGGTCTGGCCCGGGCGGATGCGACCGTCACGCACGGCGACGTCGAGCGCCAGCGGGATCGACGCGGCCGAGGTGTTGCCGTGCTCGTGCACGGTGGCGACCATGCGTTCGGCGGGCAGGCCCAGCTTCCTGGCGGTGCCTTGCATGATGCGGATATTGGCCTGGTGCGGGATCAGCCAGTCGACCTGCTCCGCCGAAAGGCTTGCCGCTTCCATGGCTTCGCGCGCAACCTTGTCGAGCACGGTCACGGCGAGCTTGAACACGGCCTGGCCATCCATGTGCAGGAACGGGTTGCCGGTGATATTGCCGCCCGAGACATTGCCCGGCACGCACAGGATGTCGACGTGGCTGCCGTCCGAGTGCATCGCGCTCGACAGGATGCCAGGCTCCTCCGACGCGGTCAGCACGACTGCGCCGGCGCCATCACCGAACAGCACGCAGGTGGTACGGTCGTTGAAATCCAGGATGCGCGAAAACACCTCGGTGCCGATCACCAGCACGTTGCGGTGCGAGCCGCTGCGGATGAACTTGTCGGCCGTGGCCAGCGCATAGACAAAGCCCGAGCACACCGCCTGCAGGTCGAACGCCGCGCAGTGGTTGGTGATGCCCAGTTTTTGCTGCACCATGCACGCGGTGCTGGGAAACACGAAGTCCGGCGTCGAGGTGGCGACGATGATCAGGTCGATGCTCTGCCTGTCGATGCCGGCGGCCTCGATGGCCTGCTCGGCTGCCTTGACGGCCAGATCGCTGCTGGTTACGTCGGGCTCGGCCCAGTGGCGCGCCGAGATACCGCTGCGCGAGACGATCCACTCGTCACTGGTCTCGATGCCCTTTTCGGCAAGCTGCGCCGCCAGATCATGGTTGGTCACGCGCCGCGGGGGCAGGTAGCTCCCGGTACCGATGATTTTTGCGTACTTGGTCATGTAGTGTCGGATCGTATGGACCGCAGTTCCCGCTGGCCGGCGCGCAAGGCGCTCAGGCGGCGTGGGTGCTGGGATGCGCGCTGGGCGCGTCTGTCTCCGGGGCGGTCTGCGCCACGCCAGCGGCGCTGGACTTATCGGCGAAAGCCCGTGCGATACGGGGAATCACGCCATTCTTGGCGGCATCATACCCGCGTTTGATAGCCCACTCAAAAGAATGGGCATCGGCCGAACCGTGGCTCTTGATCACGAGGCCGCGCAGGCCCAGCAGCGACGCACCGTTGTAGCGCGCCGGATCGAGCCGCTTGGCCAGCCGCGACAGCACCGGCATGGCCACGGCCGCGAGCAGCTTGGTGAACCACGAGCGGGTGAATTCTTCCTTGATCATGCCGCCGATCATCTTGGCGAGGCCCTCGGTACTCTTGAGCGCCACATTGCCGACAAAGCCGTCACAGACGACGATATCGGTCGTTCCCTTGAAGATGTCGTTGCCTTCCACGTTTCCGTAGAAATTGAGCTCGGAAGCGCGCAGCAGTTCGCCGGCACGCTTGACCACCTCGTTGCCCTTGATGACTTCCTCGCCGATGTTCAGCAGGCCGACGGTCGGGCGTTCCTTATGGTCCACCACGGCCACCATGGCCTCGGCCATGCGGGCGAACTGCAGCAGGTGCTCGGGTTCGCAGTCGGCGTTGGCGCCGAGATCCAGCACGGTGGTGCCCCAGCCTTCCTGGTTCGGGATGGTGGTGGCAATGGCCGGCCGCTCGATGCCCTCAAGCGTTTTCAGCACATAGCGCGACACCGCCATCAGCGCGCCGGTGTTGCCGGCGGAGATGCAGGCGCCGGCCTGGCCTTCCTTGACCTGAGTGACGGCCACGCGCATGGAAGAATCCTTCTTCTTGCGCAGCGCCACCTCGACCGGGTCATCCATGGTGATGACCTCGGTAGCCTCGACGATGCACACACGCGGATGATCCAGAGCATGCAGCTTCTTCAGCTGCGCCCGGATAGCGTCCGGCAGGCCCACCAGCACCATCTCGGCATCGTCGTGGCGGGAAAGAAAACTGATCGCCGCGGGCACGGTCACGGACACGCCGTGGTCGCCGCCCATGCAGTCGATAGCGATTTTGATCGTCATTGTTCCTGGTACGGATAGCGCAGCGGCGCACACCACGCCCGGTGGTTATCCCGAGCGCCCAACAAAAAAGCGGCAACGATCTTGCCGCTTTTTTGTGTCTGACCGTCTTGTGTCCGACTTACAGGCATGCGCGAGCGAGACGCAATGTCACGCCACGAAGCTATCAGTCGTTCTTGGTCTTGATGACCTTGCGGCCACGGTAGTAGCCGTTCGGGCTGACGTGGTGACGCAGGTGGGTTTCGCCGGTGGTCGGCTCGACGGCCAGCGGGGCGACCGTCAGGTGGTCGTGCGAGCGATGCATGCCGCGCTTGGACGGCGACTTCTTGTTCTGTTGAACAGCCATGATGACTCCTTCGAGAATTTTTCAATATTAACACACGCATCCCGCCCAAGGCGTAGCCGGGGCCCGGCCGGATGCTTCATCAACTACCACCTGCGGAACGCTGCAATCGGCCGGTTGGCCTCAGTGCTTGTTCTTCAGGCCGGCCAGCGCCGCAAAGGGCGACGGCCGCTTTTCTTCCTCTGGCTCAGCTTCGGGCTGGGCCTCGCCGTCCGTGCCGGTCACGAGGCTCTCGTGCACCGACGGGCAGGCGTCATGCTTGGGGGCCACCGGCAGCGCCAGCAGCACCTCATCTTCAATCAGTTCCAGCAGCGAAAAGTGCTTGGAGCCGGCGATCACGTCGACATCGTCGTCGTCCATCGGCGCGGCATCTGCCGCTTCTTCGCTTTCCACTACCTCGAAGCGCGTGGCCGTTTCGATTGGCTCGGCGTAGGGCGTCAGGCAGCGCTGGCAATCCAGCCACATCCGGCCCTTGACGGTCACATCGAGGAACAGCCGCCGCGCCACCGTGGCGCCCGGCTCGGCCGCCTCTTCGCGCACGAAGCCAGTGGCCGTATAGGCAAACGTCTCTTCGGGTGCCGAGGCTGGCGCTTGCGCCGCGGTCTCGGCTAAGATGCGCGGCAAATCCCGCACCGCCACGTCGCCGTTCAGGCTTTCGCTCTTGCGGCAGAACGCGAAGAGATCGAGCGCGCGCAGGTCAATTGGCTGGGTCATGTGCGTGGCTCCGGTCGTATTGCAATGACTGGCTCGCCACATTCCACGCCTGTGCTGACTGCGGCCGCGCACATCGGCGGCACAGCGCCCAGGTGAGGATGCGGCAAAACGCGCGATTATACGATGTAAACCTTGTGGAGGTCAAAGGTCTTGCCAGGCAAACCTTGCCTCATTCCTGTTACGCTTCAATCACTTATGCATCAAGACCCCCGCCCCAGGCTGATCCTCGGCTCCGGCTCACCCTACCGCCGCGAGTTGCTCGAGCGGCTGCGCATCCCCTTCGAAGTGGCCACCCCGGACATCGACGAAACCCCGCTTGCCGGCGAAACGCCGGAGGCAACCGCCCTGCGCCTGTCGCAACGCAAGGCCGAGGCCATCATGGCGCGGCACCCGGGTGCACTGGTGATCGGCTCGGACCAGGTGCTGACACTGGACGGGGCGCAGATGGGCAAGCCCGGCACGCACGACAAGGCCGTGGCGCAACTGCGCCGCATGCGCGGGCGTACCGCCACCTTCCACTCGGCGCTATGCCTGCTGGACGGTCGCACCGGCACCGTGCAACTGGCCGACGTGCAGACCCGCGTGACCATGCGCGACCTGAGCGATGCCGAGATCGAAACCTACCTGCAGCTGGAACGTCCCTATGACGTGGCGGGCAGCGCCAAGTCCGAAGGACTGGGCATCACGCTGCTCGAGCGCGTCGAGTCCGACGACCCCACGGCGCTGGTCGGACTGCCGCTGATCGCGCTGACCGGCATGCTGCGCCAGGCCGGCTACCCGCTGCTCGCGGCATGACGCACCGGAACTAACCATGAGCGGCAATCTTTTCCTGATTCCCAATACCCTCGGCAAGCGCGACGAAGCCGATCCGCTGGCCGAAGTCATTCCCGCCGGCGTGCAGCAGATCGCTGCCAGCCTCGACTACCTGGTCGCCGAAAACGCCAAGACCGCCCGTGCATTCCTGAAGAAGCTGGGCGAAACCACCCCGCTGGCACGCCCGATCCAGCAGATCGAGATCCGCGAGCTGAACGTCAACACGCGGGCCGATGCGCTGGCCGAACTGCTCGCGCCGATCCAGGCCGGCCGCGACGGCGGCCTGCTGTCCGAAGCCGGCGTGCCAGCGGTGGCGGACCCCGGCGCCGAACTGGTGCGGCTGGCGCATGCGCGCGGCATCCGGGTGCGCCCGCTGGTCGGGCCCAGCTCAATCCTGCTGGCGGTGATGGGCTCGGGCCTGAACGGCCAGAGCTTTGCCTTCAACGGCTACCTGCCGGTTGATGCCAACGAGCGCGCGCAGCGGCTGCGGGAGCTGGAACAGCGCTCGCGCAAGTCCAGCCAGACGCAGGTGTTCATCGAAACGCCGTACCGCAACGCGGCGCTGCTCGAAGCGATGCGCCAGCATTGCGCCGGCACCACGCTGCTGTCGGTGGCGGTGGACCTGACGCTGCCGACCGAAACCATCGTCACGCTGCCACTGTCGGCCTGGCGCGCGGACCGGATCGAGCTGCACAAGCGGCCGGCAATCTTTTCGCTGCTGGCCGCCTGAGCACGCCGGCAAATGCAGAAAGGGGCGCAATGGCGCCCCTTTTTCACCTGGCCAATCGATGCGCCTCAGTGCATGCCCTGCATGCGCGTGCTCCACAGCATGGTCTTCATCGCCGCGGTGCCGACCGCGGCACCGAAGCGCTTGGCCACGCGCTCGGCGATGTTCTCCCTGACCGTATAGTCGACGATATCCTCTGCCTTGAGCACGTCGCGCGCGACGGAATCGGCAGTCCCTAACGCGTCGGCCAGGCCCAGTTCGATGCTGCGCTCGCCCGACCAGAACAGCCCGGAGAACAGATCCGGATCGTCCTTGAGCCGGTCGCCCCGGCCTTCCTTCACCACGTCGATGAACTGCTCGTGGATTTCCTTGAGCATCGTCTCAGCGTAGGCCTTCTGCCTGGGCACCTGCGGCGAGAACGGGTCGAGCATTCCCTTGTTGGACCCCGATGTGTACAGCCGACGCTCCACACCCAGCTTGTCCATCAGGCCGGTAAAGCCGAAACCATCCATCAGCACGCCGATCGAGCCGACGATGCTGGCCTTGTCGACATAGATCTTGTCGGCCGCCGCAGCCACGTAATAGCCACCCGAGGCACAGATTTCCTCGATCACCACATAGAACGGCTTGGACGGATAGAGCCCGCGCAAACGGTGGATCTCGTCATTGATGATCCCGGCCTGCACCGGCGAGCCACCCGGCGAGTTGATCTTGAGGATCACGCCGGCGGCATTGGCGTCGGCGAAGGCCGCCTGCAGCGAAGCATTGATCGATTCGGCGCTGGCCGGCGTACCGGCTGAAATCTCGCCCTCCAGCGTGACCATTGCGGTATGGCGGCCGGACGTGTTGATGCCGTCGCCCTTGAAATCGAACAGCGCGATGAAGATCAGCGCCAGCAGGCCCAGCCCGACGAAGCGGAAGAAGATGCGCCAGCGGCGTGCGGCGCGCTGCTCGCGCAGCGATGCCGTCAGCACCTTTTCCAATACCTCGCGCTCCCAGCCCGCCGCGCCCACCGGTCCGCTGCCGGCCGCTCGGGCATCCCCAGCCATGCGGGCCTTGCGTTCGCGCTGCTCGCGCCGCGCCGCATCGTCGCCGGCGCGCAACTCGTGGTCCAGTGGATAGTCGGCCTGCTTCGCGGTGACCAGGCGTTCGGACTCGGGCCGGTTCGCATTGTCCTGCCCAGGTTCACGCGATTCGTCCGATGTTCCCGGTTGACCATTAGGCGGCTTCTGTTCTTCTGTCATGCAACTCGCTCGTGGAAAGCTTGGAAACACAATGGGCGGGCCAGGCCGCCCGTCATTCAGGCGCCGTCCGCTTGCGCGGCGGCGCGGTACGGACCTTCAGGCAACCAGAAGACCTGGCCATCGCGCTCTTCTATGCGCAGCTTGGCCAGCGCCGCGCCGCGGCAGGGACCGCCGACGCATTCGCCGCTATCCGGTGCATAAACCGCGCCATGTGTGGCGCACATCAAGTATAGGCCCGAGCTATCGAAGAACCGCCCCTCCTGCCAGTCCAGTTCCATCGGCACATGCGCGCACTGGTTGAGGTAGCCATGCGCGGCGCCGTCGAACCGCACCACGAAGGCACCAATCTCGCGGCTATCCAGCGCCACCGAGAAGCGCACCCCCAGCCCGCCCTCTTCCAGGTCTGCCGCGGCGCAAAGCCGCACCGGCCCCTGGCTGGCACCGACCTCAGGCATGGGCCAGCAACCAGTCGGTCAGGTCGGCGATCGACGAGGCGCAATGCACCGGCGCCATCGCCCGCAGCGAGTCGCCTGGATGTGCACCATAACACACACCAATCCCGGCAGCACCAGCATTGACCGCCATCTGCAGGTCATGGGTGGTGTCGCCCACCATCACCGTGCGCTCCATATCCTGGCCGAGTTCGCGCGTCAGTTCCTGCAGCATGGCCGGATGCGGCTTGGAGAAGGTCTCGTCGGCACAGCGGGTGGCGTCAAAGAGCTGGGTCAGGCCGCTGGCGGCCAGCGCGCGCTGCAGGCCGACGCGGGTCTTGCCGGTGGCGACACCAAGGAAGTAATGCTCTCGGCGCAGCGTTTCCAGCATCTCGCGCACGCCGTCGAACAGCACGAGGTCGGCGTCGCGGGTCAGGAAGTGGTAGCGATAGCGCTCCGCGAGGCGCGGGTAGTCGACGGGGTCAAGCGTGGGCACGGCGTACGACAAGGCATCCTTCAGCCCCAGCCCGATCACATGGCTGGCCGCGCTGTCGTCCGGCACGGGCAGGCCCAGGTCGCGGCTGGCAAGCTGGATGCACTTGGCAATGGTCGGGGTCGAGTCCATCAGTGTCCCGTCCCAGTCGAATACGATCAGGTCAAACTGTTGCCTGGCCATGGTTGTCCTTTGGCGTGAATTGCGCAGCCCTACTCCGGAGCACGCAGTTGTCGCAATTGTTGCAGGAATCCGACGCATTCGTCCGGCAACGGCGCCTCGACGGTCAGCGGTGCGCCCGTTGCCGGGTGGATAAACACCAGCCGATGGGCATGCAGGAACATGCGCTTGATGCCCGGCTTCGCCGCGGAGCGCGCCAGCGACTTGTTCAGCGCGAAATCACCGTACTTTTCGTCGCCGACGATCGGGAATCCCGAATGGGCCAAGTGAACGCGGATCTGGTGGGTCCGGCCGGTCTTGAGCTCCGCTTCCAGCAAGGTAAAACCGGAAAACGCCTCGACCCGGTTGAACACCGTGTGCGAAGCCAGGCCGTCAGCCTGGACCCGTACGCGCCGCTCCCCTTCTGCCGTGGTGTACTTATATAGAGGCAGCTTCACATGCTGCCGCGAATTCGGGAATTCGCCGGCCACGCAGGCGAAATACCGCTTGTCCATGCTGTTGCCGCGGATCTGCTCATGCAGGTGGACCAGCGCCGAGCGCTTCTTGGCCAGCATCAGGATGCCCGAGGTCTCGCGGTCGAGGCGGTGCACCAACTCCAGGAACTTGGCCTGCGGCCTGGCCTGGCGCAACTGCTCGATCACACCGAAGGCAACGCCCGAGCCGCCATGGACCGCCACGCCGGCGGGCTTGTTCACCACCAGTAGCTGAGCATCCTCGAACAGCACCGGGAATTCGCTGGCTGGCACGGGCTGCGCCCCGGCGGATTGAGACGGAGTCGCCACACGCATCGGGGGAATTCGCACCACGTCGCCCGATTGCAGGCGATAAGTGGCATCGATACGCCCCTTGTTGACCCGCACCTCGCCCGACCGCAATACCCGGTAGATATGGCTCTTGGGTACGCCCTTGGCCACCTTCAGCAGGAAGTTGTCGATGCGCTGGCCTTCAGAGCCTTCATCGATCGTGACATACGCCACCTGCGGGCTTGCCGGCGCTACATCGGCAGGCTTTTCAATTTGATGGCGTAACTCATTCATTTTCAATATAATTTCCTCGCTGTTCCGGCCGGGGGCCGGCAGCGCAAGACCTGTGTAAGCGATCAATCCCGTGATTAATCTTGGATTGACCGCATTCTACACTTGGGGTCGCCGCCAACCCGGCCCGTCTTCCGCCCTGCGCCGCTTCATTGCGTGATCCGCGCGGGCGCCAGACAACCAAATGGCGGTAAAAGCAGCACGCACGATATCGCCGGCACGCAGGAAGTCGCCCAAAGGAGGCTTCGGCGCAGCAGGCGATGACGTGGGAACAGAGTGTTCAGGTAAAACAGAATTTAAGAGTGGATGCCCCGTAGGCATCCGCTTCGGTGAGAGAAGTCCCGCCTGCACCGGGAAACGGTGCCGGCCGGCAGGCCAGCCTGCCGCCTGACTGGAAATACCGGCGCCCGGTCGCAGAACTCCAAGAAGTAGTAGGTGCGCCCGCCAGGAGATGTCAGGCA comes from the Cupriavidus sp. P-10 genome and includes:
- a CDS encoding Maf-like protein → MHQDPRPRLILGSGSPYRRELLERLRIPFEVATPDIDETPLAGETPEATALRLSQRKAEAIMARHPGALVIGSDQVLTLDGAQMGKPGTHDKAVAQLRRMRGRTATFHSALCLLDGRTGTVQLADVQTRVTMRDLSDAEIETYLQLERPYDVAGSAKSEGLGITLLERVESDDPTALVGLPLIALTGMLRQAGYPLLAA
- a CDS encoding beta-ketoacyl-ACP synthase III, whose protein sequence is MTKYAKIIGTGSYLPPRRVTNHDLAAQLAEKGIETSDEWIVSRSGISARHWAEPDVTSSDLAVKAAEQAIEAAGIDRQSIDLIIVATSTPDFVFPSTACMVQQKLGITNHCAAFDLQAVCSGFVYALATADKFIRSGSHRNVLVIGTEVFSRILDFNDRTTCVLFGDGAGAVVLTASEEPGILSSAMHSDGSHVDILCVPGNVSGGNITGNPFLHMDGQAVFKLAVTVLDKVAREAMEAASLSAEQVDWLIPHQANIRIMQGTARKLGLPAERMVATVHEHGNTSAASIPLALDVAVRDGRIRPGQTVLMEGVGGGFTWGAVLLRM
- a CDS encoding Rieske (2Fe-2S) protein, with product MPEVGASQGPVRLCAAADLEEGGLGVRFSVALDSREIGAFVVRFDGAAHGYLNQCAHVPMELDWQEGRFFDSSGLYLMCATHGAVYAPDSGECVGGPCRGAALAKLRIEERDGQVFWLPEGPYRAAAQADGA
- a CDS encoding S49 family peptidase, with translation MTEEQKPPNGQPGTSDESREPGQDNANRPESERLVTAKQADYPLDHELRAGDDAARREQRERKARMAGDARAAGSGPVGAAGWEREVLEKVLTASLREQRAARRWRIFFRFVGLGLLALIFIALFDFKGDGINTSGRHTAMVTLEGEISAGTPASAESINASLQAAFADANAAGVILKINSPGGSPVQAGIINDEIHRLRGLYPSKPFYVVIEEICASGGYYVAAAADKIYVDKASIVGSIGVLMDGFGFTGLMDKLGVERRLYTSGSNKGMLDPFSPQVPRQKAYAETMLKEIHEQFIDVVKEGRGDRLKDDPDLFSGLFWSGERSIELGLADALGTADSVARDVLKAEDIVDYTVRENIAERVAKRFGAAVGTAAMKTMLWSTRMQGMH
- the fabF gene encoding beta-ketoacyl-ACP synthase II, translating into MSRRRVVVTGLGLVSPVGNTVAEGWANLVAGKSGIATITKFDHSALSVHFAGEVKGFNAEDYIPAKEARNMDTFIHYGIAAGTQALKDSGLEVSEANAERIGVLVGSGIGGLPMIEDTKAVLTERGPRRISPFFVPGSIINMIAGHLSIIHGIKGPNLAAVTACTTGLHSIGLAARLIQAGDADAMLAGGAESTVSPLGIGGFAAARALSTRNDDPAAASRPWDKDRDGFVLGEGAGVMMLEEYESAKARGARIYAELIGFGMSGDAFHMTAPNMDGPRRCMVNALKDAGINADQVHYLNAHGTSTPLGDKNESDAIKAAFGDQAYKMVVNSTKSMTGHLLGGAGGLESVFTVLAVHNQVSPPTINIDNQDPECDLDYVANTAREMKIDIAVKNNFGFGGTNGTLVFRRV
- the plsX gene encoding phosphate acyltransferase PlsX, which encodes MTIKIAIDCMGGDHGVSVTVPAAISFLSRHDDAEMVLVGLPDAIRAQLKKLHALDHPRVCIVEATEVITMDDPVEVALRKKKDSSMRVAVTQVKEGQAGACISAGNTGALMAVSRYVLKTLEGIERPAIATTIPNQEGWGTTVLDLGANADCEPEHLLQFARMAEAMVAVVDHKERPTVGLLNIGEEVIKGNEVVKRAGELLRASELNFYGNVEGNDIFKGTTDIVVCDGFVGNVALKSTEGLAKMIGGMIKEEFTRSWFTKLLAAVAMPVLSRLAKRLDPARYNGASLLGLRGLVIKSHGSADAHSFEWAIKRGYDAAKNGVIPRIARAFADKSSAAGVAQTAPETDAPSAHPSTHAA
- the fabG gene encoding 3-oxoacyl-ACP reductase FabG gives rise to the protein MTKLLDNQVALVTGASRGIGRAIALELARQGATVIGTATSESGAAGITEYLGAEGLKGKGAVLNVNDAAACEALIDEIVKAHGGIGVLVNNAGITQDQLAMRMKDEDWIAVIQTNLTSVFRLSRAVLRPMMKARQGRIINITSVVGSVGNPGQMNYSAAKAGVAGMTRSLAAEIGSRNVTVNCVAPGFIDTDMTKALSEEQHASLKQQIPLGRLGKPEDIANAVAFLAGPQAAYITGTTLHVNGGMYMN
- a CDS encoding SAM-dependent methyltransferase, coding for MSGNLFLIPNTLGKRDEADPLAEVIPAGVQQIAASLDYLVAENAKTARAFLKKLGETTPLARPIQQIEIRELNVNTRADALAELLAPIQAGRDGGLLSEAGVPAVADPGAELVRLAHARGIRVRPLVGPSSILLAVMGSGLNGQSFAFNGYLPVDANERAQRLRELEQRSRKSSQTQVFIETPYRNAALLEAMRQHCAGTTLLSVAVDLTLPTETIVTLPLSAWRADRIELHKRPAIFSLLAA
- a CDS encoding YceD family protein gives rise to the protein MTQPIDLRALDLFAFCRKSESLNGDVAVRDLPRILAETAAQAPASAPEETFAYTATGFVREEAAEPGATVARRLFLDVTVKGRMWLDCQRCLTPYAEPIETATRFEVVESEEAADAAPMDDDDVDVIAGSKHFSLLELIEDEVLLALPVAPKHDACPSVHESLVTGTDGEAQPEAEPEEEKRPSPFAALAGLKNKH
- the fabD gene encoding ACP S-malonyltransferase encodes the protein MKFAFVFPGQGSQSVGMLNAFADNAVVRATVEEASAALGQDLGRLIAEGPSEELNLTTNTQPVMLTAAVAVYRAWLDAGGPAPALVAGHSLGEYSALVAAGVIPFADAVPLVRFRAQAMQEAVPVGEGGMAAILGLSDDDVRAACAEAAAAGVVEAVNFNAPSQVVIAGHKGAVEKACEIAKAKGAKRALPLPVSAPFHSSLLKPASDRLRERMAGVAFSAPSIPLVNNVDVAIVNDPEAIKDALVRQAAAPVRWVECVQKLAAEGVTHVIECGPGKVLAGMTKRIDGNLTGGAIFDPASLQDTLALLK
- a CDS encoding HAD-IA family hydrolase; translated protein: MARQQFDLIVFDWDGTLMDSTPTIAKCIQLASRDLGLPVPDDSAASHVIGLGLKDALSYAVPTLDPVDYPRLAERYRYHFLTRDADLVLFDGVREMLETLRREHYFLGVATGKTRVGLQRALAASGLTQLFDATRCADETFSKPHPAMLQELTRELGQDMERTVMVGDTTHDLQMAVNAGAAGIGVCYGAHPGDSLRAMAPVHCASSIADLTDWLLAHA
- the acpP gene encoding acyl carrier protein is translated as MDNIEQRVKKIVAEQLGVAEADIKNESSFVNDLGADSLDTVELVMALEDEFGMEIPDEEAEKITTVQQAIDYATAHVKA
- the rpmF gene encoding 50S ribosomal protein L32, whose amino-acid sequence is MAVQQNKKSPSKRGMHRSHDHLTVAPLAVEPTTGETHLRHHVSPNGYYRGRKVIKTKND